A section of the Bacteroidales bacterium genome encodes:
- a CDS encoding pyridoxal-phosphate dependent enzyme, with protein sequence MNNKQKTLENTIQRFREKKIILPTFAQMRNPELIPETIKTKLKNIGLWDLDPLNLFRITWKNEPKAFGGGFGKVNYLEIPPELTGIKARVVMIVGKWFPTGAHKVGAAYGCLAPRIIQGEFDPTHHKAVWPSTGNYCRGGAFDSYLMGCHAVAILPEEMSQERFEWLKEIGAEIFATPGCESNVKEIYDKCWELRRTKPDYIILNQFDEFGNPTWHYHVTGPAIEEAFKEVKTPGSTLTAYVSNTGSAGTIAAGDYLREKYPLMKVVASEALQCPTLLNNGFGGHRIEGIGDKHVPWVHNVKNTDVVTAIDDEDCMRLLRLFNEAAGKEFLKNEGVDPEVVDQLHLLGISSIANLLSAIKTTKYFEYTENDVIMTIATDSVELYQSRLEELKKERGEYTALQSARDFEKCLMGTQTDNMKELSYQDRKAIHNLKYFTWVEQQGKTVDELNAQWYDPDYFDTHFKMADDWDVMIKEFNEKTGV encoded by the coding sequence CAACAAACAAAAAACACTCGAAAACACTATCCAACGCTTCAGGGAGAAAAAGATCATTCTCCCCACTTTTGCTCAAATGCGAAATCCTGAGCTTATCCCTGAAACAATCAAAACCAAACTTAAAAACATTGGCCTTTGGGATCTTGATCCTCTCAACTTATTCAGGATCACCTGGAAAAACGAACCCAAAGCTTTTGGCGGTGGTTTTGGAAAGGTCAATTATCTTGAAATTCCCCCTGAGCTCACCGGCATTAAAGCCAGGGTAGTGATGATCGTTGGAAAGTGGTTTCCCACTGGTGCTCACAAAGTTGGCGCAGCATACGGCTGCCTGGCACCCCGTATTATCCAGGGTGAGTTCGATCCCACCCATCACAAGGCTGTGTGGCCCTCAACCGGAAATTACTGCCGGGGCGGCGCCTTTGATTCTTACCTGATGGGTTGTCATGCCGTTGCAATCCTTCCGGAGGAAATGAGCCAGGAGCGTTTTGAATGGCTGAAGGAAATTGGCGCGGAGATTTTTGCAACACCCGGCTGCGAATCGAACGTCAAAGAGATTTATGATAAATGTTGGGAACTCCGCCGAACCAAACCTGACTACATCATTCTGAACCAGTTTGATGAGTTTGGGAACCCGACCTGGCATTATCATGTTACTGGTCCGGCGATAGAGGAAGCTTTCAAGGAAGTGAAAACGCCTGGTTCAACATTGACAGCCTATGTTTCAAACACCGGTTCGGCAGGCACAATCGCTGCTGGTGATTATTTGCGGGAGAAATACCCGCTGATGAAAGTGGTGGCATCGGAAGCGCTGCAATGCCCTACACTGCTAAATAATGGCTTTGGCGGGCATCGCATCGAGGGCATCGGCGACAAACATGTGCCCTGGGTTCACAATGTTAAAAATACGGATGTTGTTACAGCCATTGATGATGAAGATTGTATGCGACTGCTCCGCCTTTTCAATGAAGCTGCCGGAAAAGAATTTCTTAAAAATGAAGGTGTTGACCCTGAAGTTGTTGATCAACTGCATTTATTAGGGATTTCAAGTATTGCCAATCTTTTATCGGCCATAAAAACCACTAAATATTTTGAATATACTGAAAATGATGTAATTATGACCATCGCTACCGACAGTGTTGAGTTGTATCAATCGCGGCTGGAAGAACTCAAAAAGGAACGGGGGGAATACACAGCGCTTCAGTCTGCACGCGATTTTGAGAAATGCCTGATGGGAACCCAGACTGATAATATGAAAGAACTTTCCTATCAGGATCGCAAGGCTATACATAACCTGAAATATTTTACCTGGGTGGAGCAACAAGGCAAAACGGTGGATGAACTCAACGCCCAATGGTACGACCCGGATTATTTTGATACGCATTTTAAGATGGCGGATGATTGGGATGTTATGATCAAGGAATTTAATGAGAAAACAGGCGTGTAG
- the thrC gene encoding threonine synthase: MDQKFKYQCTTCGSEYGSEEVIYLCPECNRYQHPKEPPRGVLKVIYDYQALRERKIDFQQLKQNGFLDILPIESLSSLPKLKIGKTPLYQIEKLNGVNIPFNLYIKDDSQNPTFSFKDRASALVSTFAKERGLNNIVAASTGNAGSSLAGICAAQGQKAIIMVPETAPIAKLTQIMMYGAIIVPVKGTYDQAFDLSIEASDKFGWYNRNTAYNPLTIEGKKTVAFELFEQMGFTVPDRIFVPVGDGVIISGVYKGFEDLLNLGIIEKMPIIVAVQSSGSDNLVRNLTNTVFESRASVTIADSIAVDYPRNFHMAKKYIEIYNGETLIIPDNAIIDASKLLAKETGIFTEPASAAAYGGLCLYQHKALIEPGSSNVVLLTGSGLKDTGCLGSVIKLPSSISPTIANLKDFIKW; the protein is encoded by the coding sequence ATGGATCAAAAGTTCAAATACCAGTGCACCACCTGCGGATCGGAATACGGTTCAGAAGAGGTAATTTACCTATGCCCGGAATGCAACAGATACCAACATCCCAAAGAGCCACCCAGGGGCGTGTTGAAAGTAATCTACGATTACCAGGCTTTAAGAGAAAGAAAGATAGATTTCCAACAACTGAAGCAAAATGGATTTCTTGATATTCTGCCAATTGAAAGCCTTTCCAGCCTGCCTAAGCTAAAAATCGGGAAGACACCACTTTATCAAATCGAAAAGTTAAATGGGGTAAATATTCCTTTCAATTTATATATAAAAGATGATTCCCAAAACCCGACCTTCTCATTCAAAGACCGCGCTTCAGCCTTGGTCTCAACTTTCGCTAAAGAAAGAGGGCTAAATAACATAGTTGCTGCTTCAACAGGAAATGCAGGTTCATCGCTTGCCGGGATTTGTGCCGCACAGGGTCAGAAGGCGATCATTATGGTTCCGGAAACTGCACCCATTGCCAAGCTGACACAAATCATGATGTATGGAGCAATCATTGTTCCGGTTAAGGGAACCTACGACCAGGCTTTTGATTTGAGCATTGAAGCTTCAGATAAGTTCGGATGGTACAACCGCAATACTGCCTACAATCCCCTCACCATCGAAGGGAAAAAAACAGTAGCCTTTGAATTGTTTGAACAAATGGGGTTTACGGTTCCTGACAGAATATTCGTTCCGGTTGGTGATGGAGTAATTATTTCGGGTGTTTACAAGGGATTTGAAGATTTGTTAAACCTGGGCATCATCGAAAAGATGCCAATCATTGTTGCTGTGCAATCCTCGGGAAGTGACAACCTTGTAAGAAACTTAACAAACACTGTGTTTGAATCCAGAGCGAGTGTAACCATAGCCGATTCAATAGCGGTTGATTATCCGCGAAACTTTCACATGGCCAAAAAGTACATTGAAATATACAATGGCGAAACGTTGATCATCCCTGACAACGCGATTATTGATGCATCAAAACTCCTTGCAAAAGAAACAGGCATTTTTACTGAACCGGCATCGGCGGCGGCCTATGGAGGATTGTGTTTATATCAGCATAAAGCTTTGATTGAGCCTGGTTCAAGCAATGTAGTTTTACTCACCGGAAGCGGACTCAAAGATACAGGATGCCTTGGATCTGTAATTAAGTTGCCTTCATCAATCAGTCCAACAATTGCGAACCTGAAAGATTTTATCAAATGGTAA
- the xdh gene encoding selenium-dependent xanthine dehydrogenase, which produces MVNFTLNGTLVVYNGAPDKTLLNFLRLDQHLTAEKDGCSGQGVCGACTVEINGEAKLACLIKMAKLQDAVVLTMEGFPDYVKETIAKSFVNSGAVQCGFCIPGFIARTKVLLQKNPNPDIHEIRQAIKPHLCRCTGYKKIEEAILESAKALRENLLVEITETTGEVGNSHPKYKAFETALGIRKFVDDIFLDGMLFAALKFSDHPKAIVKNIHTKKAAALPGVQKIFTAADIHGKQNVGLIYDDWPIMIAEGQANHYIGDVIAGVVADSEEIARKAISLIEVDYEVLKPVTDVFEAIDGERVHPGKPNHFDTTKFTVGDTGAAFSEAKYISRGSYETQRIEHAFLEKESAIAHPDENGRLVLYSQSQGIYVDRRQIAPVLNIPEERIHVIQVPNGGGFGGKEDLSVQAHAALFAFLLQKPVKLSISRGESIRLHPKRHPVFMDMELAADENGKIIGLKLLATGDTGAYASVGTKVMERVAGHAAGGYFIPNVSIEARTVYTNNIPSGAMRGFGANQVNFALESCIDDICYQAGFDRWKFRYDNALVDGLATSTGHKVYGVGIRACLEALKEDFYKSKFSGIATAIKNSGVGNGMIDESKVIIEIVSIDKVVIKHGWTEMGQGVHNMAIQTLCTETGIDPQIIDVVVDTNAGIPTGMTTSSRATALLGLAIINAAKPLIEDLKLKSLKELAGKTYRGEFVCDWTTKPGTSGVEQITHYSYGYAAQLCVLNEKGEIEKIVAAHDGGKIMNPMLFEGQVHGGVHMGLGYALTENLPMKDGFLVSDNMRDLKILRAHETPEIVVKMVEVKDPVGPYGAKGIGEIGLVPTASAVANAFYNFDGIKRTKLPLKPIERG; this is translated from the coding sequence ATGGTAAATTTTACGCTCAACGGAACATTGGTGGTTTACAATGGCGCTCCAGATAAAACATTGCTAAATTTCCTTCGCCTCGACCAACACCTCACAGCAGAAAAAGATGGCTGCTCAGGTCAGGGCGTTTGCGGGGCTTGCACCGTCGAGATCAATGGAGAAGCAAAGCTTGCATGTCTGATTAAAATGGCAAAATTGCAGGATGCTGTGGTTCTTACGATGGAAGGCTTTCCGGATTATGTTAAAGAAACAATCGCCAAATCCTTTGTAAATAGTGGCGCTGTGCAATGCGGTTTCTGTATTCCGGGTTTTATTGCCCGAACCAAGGTGCTGCTGCAAAAGAACCCAAACCCTGACATCCACGAGATTCGACAGGCTATCAAACCGCATTTATGCCGATGCACGGGTTACAAGAAAATTGAAGAAGCAATTCTCGAATCTGCTAAGGCTCTTCGTGAGAACCTTCTGGTTGAGATTACTGAAACCACAGGTGAGGTTGGCAACTCACATCCAAAATACAAAGCTTTCGAAACCGCCCTGGGAATCCGAAAGTTTGTTGATGATATTTTCCTTGACGGAATGCTTTTCGCAGCTTTGAAGTTCAGCGATCATCCGAAAGCAATTGTTAAAAATATTCACACCAAAAAAGCTGCTGCATTGCCTGGGGTTCAGAAAATATTTACAGCCGCCGACATTCACGGCAAGCAGAACGTGGGTTTGATTTATGACGACTGGCCGATAATGATCGCCGAAGGGCAAGCTAATCATTACATTGGCGATGTTATTGCCGGCGTGGTGGCCGATTCGGAAGAAATTGCCCGTAAAGCTATTTCACTAATTGAAGTGGATTATGAAGTGCTCAAACCGGTTACCGATGTGTTTGAAGCCATTGACGGCGAGCGGGTTCATCCAGGAAAACCCAACCATTTCGACACCACAAAATTCACCGTTGGCGACACCGGTGCTGCCTTTAGTGAGGCAAAGTACATTTCTCGAGGCAGCTATGAAACCCAGCGCATTGAGCACGCCTTCCTGGAAAAGGAAAGCGCCATCGCCCACCCCGATGAAAATGGAAGATTGGTGCTTTACAGTCAAAGTCAGGGAATTTATGTAGATCGCCGACAAATCGCCCCGGTTCTGAATATTCCTGAAGAAAGAATCCATGTGATCCAGGTTCCCAATGGTGGCGGGTTCGGAGGAAAAGAGGATTTGAGTGTGCAGGCACATGCCGCGCTGTTCGCATTTCTGCTTCAGAAACCGGTGAAACTAAGCATCAGCCGTGGCGAAAGCATCCGCCTGCATCCCAAGCGGCATCCGGTTTTTATGGATATGGAACTTGCTGCCGACGAAAACGGGAAAATTATAGGATTAAAACTACTGGCCACCGGCGATACCGGCGCTTACGCCTCGGTGGGAACCAAGGTGATGGAGCGCGTAGCAGGCCATGCTGCCGGTGGTTATTTTATCCCCAATGTTTCCATTGAAGCCCGAACCGTTTACACCAACAACATTCCCAGTGGCGCCATGCGTGGTTTCGGTGCGAACCAGGTGAATTTTGCGCTCGAAAGCTGTATTGATGATATTTGCTACCAGGCCGGCTTCGACCGCTGGAAGTTTAGGTATGACAACGCTTTGGTGGATGGTTTGGCTACTTCCACCGGCCACAAAGTGTATGGTGTGGGCATCAGGGCCTGCCTTGAAGCGTTGAAAGAAGATTTTTATAAATCCAAATTTTCCGGGATCGCCACCGCCATCAAAAACTCAGGGGTTGGCAACGGGATGATTGACGAATCAAAGGTGATAATCGAAATTGTTTCGATTGATAAAGTCGTGATCAAACATGGTTGGACTGAAATGGGCCAGGGAGTTCACAACATGGCCATACAAACCCTTTGCACAGAAACCGGCATTGATCCACAGATAATTGATGTAGTGGTTGATACAAATGCTGGAATTCCCACCGGCATGACTACTTCCTCACGCGCAACAGCTTTATTGGGTCTCGCAATCATCAATGCTGCAAAACCCTTGATAGAAGATTTGAAATTAAAATCGCTGAAAGAGCTTGCCGGTAAAACCTACCGCGGGGAATTTGTATGTGACTGGACCACAAAACCCGGAACGTCTGGCGTAGAGCAAATCACTCATTATTCTTATGGCTATGCCGCTCAGCTTTGCGTATTGAATGAAAAGGGAGAAATTGAAAAAATTGTCGCTGCCCATGATGGCGGTAAAATCATGAATCCCATGCTGTTTGAAGGACAGGTACATGGAGGCGTGCATATGGGGCTTGGTTATGCTCTCACCGAAAACCTACCAATGAAAGACGGTTTTTTAGTAAGCGACAATATGCGCGACCTGAAAATCCTGCGTGCACATGAAACTCCTGAAATTGTGGTCAAAATGGTGGAAGTGAAAGACCCTGTCGGGCCTTACGGCGCCAAAGGCATTGGAGAAATCGGGCTGGTTCCTACAGCTTCGGCTGTTGCAAACGCTTTTTATAATTTTGACGGAATAAAGAGAACGAAATTACCTTTAAAACCGATAGAACGCGGATGA
- a CDS encoding amidohydrolase family protein produces the protein MAILLKNATFINWETLKFSQTNILVEEGERKQLKSFKNSDQVQTDSHDEIIDCTGKYVTKSFAVGHHHVYSALARGMPAPAKSPQNFREILQYIWWNLDKALDKESIEASALATAMACAKAGATFAIDHHASPNCIEGSLEIIANAFEKVGVSHLLCYEITDRDGKDKAEQGLDENERHLENNQGLVGVHASFTVSDETLAKAASLSEKYNTGVHMHIAEDLYDQEHCIAHHEKNVTERLRDFGLLNFAKTILVHGLHLSESERKIISESKAWMVQNMESNLKNKVGYFNGEGLDPNSIMLGTDGMHSDMLQSSKAAFFAGQKSDNINYASAYQRFRNVHRYLNTNGFKGDGENNLVVMDYDSPTPFKQENFLGQFIFGLHSNHVQHVISNGKLIVKDRLLQNIDEQEALSFTREQAEKLWKKL, from the coding sequence ATGGCAATTCTACTTAAAAATGCAACATTCATCAATTGGGAAACTCTCAAATTCTCACAAACCAATATTCTTGTTGAAGAAGGTGAAAGAAAGCAACTGAAGTCTTTTAAAAATTCAGACCAGGTTCAAACTGACTCACATGATGAGATCATTGACTGCACCGGCAAATATGTTACCAAATCCTTTGCCGTTGGGCATCACCACGTATATTCCGCGCTGGCGCGAGGTATGCCTGCCCCGGCAAAATCCCCACAGAACTTCAGGGAAATTCTTCAATACATCTGGTGGAACCTCGACAAAGCATTGGATAAGGAAAGCATTGAAGCCAGCGCTTTGGCAACTGCCATGGCCTGCGCCAAAGCCGGCGCTACCTTCGCCATTGACCACCACGCTTCTCCAAATTGCATTGAAGGCTCACTTGAGATCATTGCCAATGCTTTTGAAAAAGTGGGTGTGAGCCATTTGCTCTGTTATGAGATCACCGACCGTGACGGCAAGGATAAAGCTGAACAGGGTTTGGATGAAAATGAACGCCATCTGGAAAACAATCAGGGGTTGGTAGGAGTGCATGCCTCTTTCACCGTAAGCGATGAAACCCTTGCAAAAGCAGCGAGCCTGTCCGAAAAATACAATACCGGTGTGCATATGCACATTGCTGAGGATCTTTACGATCAGGAACATTGCATTGCGCATCATGAGAAAAATGTGACTGAACGACTCAGGGATTTTGGCTTGCTCAACTTCGCCAAAACCATCCTGGTGCATGGATTGCACCTAAGCGAATCTGAGCGGAAAATTATCAGTGAAAGTAAAGCCTGGATGGTCCAGAACATGGAAAGCAACCTCAAAAATAAAGTAGGTTACTTCAATGGTGAAGGTTTGGATCCGAACAGTATCATGCTTGGAACCGACGGCATGCACAGCGATATGCTGCAAAGCTCAAAAGCCGCTTTTTTTGCCGGACAAAAGTCTGATAACATCAATTATGCATCTGCTTATCAACGGTTCAGGAATGTGCACCGATACCTGAACACAAATGGGTTCAAAGGCGACGGCGAAAACAACCTGGTGGTAATGGATTACGACTCCCCTACCCCATTCAAGCAGGAAAACTTCTTGGGGCAGTTCATCTTCGGTTTACATTCGAACCATGTGCAGCATGTGATCAGCAACGGTAAGCTGATTGTCAAAGACCGATTGCTACAAAACATTGATGAGCAGGAAGCGTTAAGTTTTACCAGAGAGCAGGCGGAGAAGTTGTGGAAGAAGCTATAG
- the hydA gene encoding dihydropyrimidinase, translated as MKTIIRNGTIVTDKQTYPADILIEKGTISRIVENLPSEPGSAQEIDAKACYVLPGGIDPHVHMHLPAPAGFSSDDFLSGSRAALIGGTTTIIDFVTPMRGQSITEALDIRKKEAGSALTDIMFHVSPVEFTENTEKELEQCIEMGIRSFKVYMAYKSNIGLNDDDLLKVLKIVGKANGIVAVHCETGDEIEVLRNKYFEQGKIEPKYHALSRPPETEARAVRKLLEMAKEAGCAVYLVHISSALSLEHIRKAREAGQEVFAETCPQYLLLDDSLYEGDFSQTAKFVMSPPLRKKTDNEALWKALSEGLIQSVGTDHCPFTLAQKKAGLNNFRKIPNGAGGVEHRLALLYTYGVLENRITLQQFVNLTAAMPAKIFGLYPRKAAIAVGSDADLVIWNPNTKNIISASSHHQHCDLNIYDGFKTTGSPEYVIKGGEIAARKGEIKVQNPGCYLANPARRGF; from the coding sequence ATGAAAACAATCATCCGCAACGGAACCATCGTTACTGATAAGCAGACATATCCTGCTGATATCCTCATTGAAAAAGGGACGATCAGCCGGATCGTTGAAAATCTGCCTTCTGAACCAGGCAGCGCCCAAGAGATTGACGCCAAAGCTTGTTATGTTCTGCCCGGCGGAATTGATCCACATGTACATATGCACTTGCCGGCTCCAGCCGGTTTTTCGTCTGATGATTTTTTAAGCGGCAGCCGTGCTGCTCTTATTGGAGGTACAACTACCATCATTGATTTTGTGACCCCAATGCGCGGCCAATCCATCACCGAAGCGCTTGATATCCGAAAAAAAGAAGCTGGTTCAGCGCTCACCGATATTATGTTTCATGTCAGCCCTGTTGAGTTCACTGAAAACACCGAAAAGGAACTGGAGCAATGTATTGAAATGGGCATCCGGTCCTTCAAGGTTTACATGGCCTATAAATCCAATATCGGGCTGAATGATGATGATTTGCTGAAGGTTCTGAAAATTGTTGGAAAAGCCAACGGAATCGTTGCCGTGCATTGTGAAACCGGCGATGAGATTGAGGTTTTACGAAACAAATATTTTGAACAGGGAAAAATTGAACCTAAATATCATGCCCTTTCCCGTCCACCTGAAACTGAAGCAAGAGCGGTTCGCAAATTGCTTGAAATGGCGAAGGAAGCTGGTTGCGCAGTTTATCTGGTGCATATTTCTTCTGCTTTATCACTGGAACACATCAGAAAAGCCAGGGAAGCCGGTCAGGAAGTATTTGCTGAAACCTGTCCCCAGTATCTCCTGCTGGATGATTCACTGTATGAAGGGGATTTTAGTCAGACCGCAAAATTTGTGATGAGCCCGCCGCTACGTAAAAAAACAGATAATGAAGCGCTTTGGAAGGCTCTTTCGGAAGGCTTGATACAATCTGTTGGAACCGACCATTGTCCGTTTACACTGGCTCAAAAAAAAGCCGGCCTGAATAATTTCCGCAAGATTCCAAACGGAGCCGGAGGCGTTGAGCACCGACTAGCTTTGCTTTACACTTATGGAGTGTTGGAAAACAGGATCACTTTGCAGCAATTTGTGAATCTGACCGCTGCGATGCCAGCAAAAATCTTTGGTCTCTATCCCCGTAAAGCCGCAATTGCCGTTGGCTCCGATGCCGACCTTGTGATCTGGAATCCAAACACCAAAAACATCATTTCAGCCAGCTCGCATCATCAGCATTGCGATCTCAATATTTACGATGGATTCAAAACAACTGGCAGCCCGGAGTATGTGATCAAAGGAGGAGAAATTGCGGCTCGAAAAGGGGAAATTAAAGTCCAAAATCCAGGATGCTATCTTGCAAACCCAGCCCGTCGGGGTTTCTAA
- a CDS encoding T9SS type A sorting domain-containing protein has protein sequence MKKPFLLSILFLSLVFQVASQNYQTVNSDRVASFQYNGDHGFVRIDSVAYDTDSILIPFRNIQDVDYWCYTINGAHWLGDKIIIREDGFNIFLNRDGDSIYINTAASLNDSWTTFHRQGELSIISTVINHDTMSFLGLQDSVKTIGFQVYNELMNPMNHLINNYTIKLSKNYGFVRTLNYTIFSDLLPTSYPPVQFENLVEFDISGLSDPVTGIQDFTWMDIYDFQPGDEIHVKRYWSQTMQETDIQLLILRYLERTDYPDSIVYHAERIFSRDYKNQGNYTFTFIHDTIPEIIHPNPIFDKLPGEVGIDTITYGSELIAYSLKMYSGTHLAKIIPEENYWFFNYGDTCWHTAIYDGCMSDYAYYKGLGGPYLWCWWFGESYRSLVYYKKGDVEWGTPLVIVGLEEAKLSSDVKVYPNPVKDYLSVELKESALPAKIEIYNVMGSLLKEFVLMETNQQISLQQLTPGLYFYQIVNEKEALGSGKLVVE, from the coding sequence ATGAAAAAACCATTCCTGTTATCCATCTTATTTCTCAGCCTGGTTTTCCAGGTTGCATCGCAGAATTATCAGACTGTTAATTCGGACAGGGTTGCTTCTTTTCAGTATAATGGCGATCATGGCTTTGTGAGGATAGATTCGGTTGCTTATGATACTGACTCAATCCTGATCCCATTCCGGAACATTCAGGATGTTGATTATTGGTGTTATACCATTAACGGGGCACACTGGCTTGGCGATAAGATTATCATCCGTGAAGACGGCTTTAACATCTTCTTAAACAGAGACGGTGATAGCATCTACATCAATACTGCAGCTTCATTGAATGACAGTTGGACGACGTTTCACCGCCAGGGGGAACTATCCATAATTTCAACTGTGATTAACCATGATACAATGAGTTTTCTGGGGTTGCAAGATTCCGTTAAAACAATTGGCTTTCAGGTTTATAACGAATTAATGAACCCAATGAATCATCTAATCAATAATTACACAATTAAATTAAGCAAAAACTATGGCTTTGTCAGAACCTTGAATTATACCATTTTCTCAGATCTGCTTCCCACTTCTTATCCGCCGGTACAGTTTGAAAACTTAGTTGAGTTTGATATTTCAGGTTTATCTGATCCTGTAACCGGGATTCAGGATTTTACCTGGATGGATATTTATGATTTTCAGCCGGGAGATGAAATTCATGTGAAACGTTACTGGTCACAAACTATGCAGGAAACCGACATCCAGCTACTCATTTTGCGGTATCTTGAGCGGACTGACTATCCTGATTCGATTGTATATCATGCAGAGCGGATTTTCAGCAGGGATTACAAAAATCAGGGCAATTACACCTTTACTTTTATCCACGATACCATTCCTGAGATTATCCATCCTAATCCAATTTTTGATAAATTGCCTGGAGAAGTGGGGATTGATACAATTACTTATGGTTCGGAACTAATTGCATACTCGCTGAAAATGTACTCAGGTACACATCTCGCCAAAATAATCCCGGAGGAAAATTATTGGTTCTTTAATTATGGTGACACATGTTGGCATACAGCGATTTATGATGGCTGTATGTCAGATTATGCATACTACAAAGGATTGGGCGGGCCATACCTTTGGTGCTGGTGGTTCGGAGAAAGTTATCGTAGCCTCGTATATTATAAAAAAGGCGATGTGGAATGGGGAACCCCGCTGGTTATCGTTGGGTTAGAAGAGGCAAAATTATCGTCTGATGTAAAGGTGTACCCCAACCCTGTTAAGGATTATCTAAGTGTAGAACTTAAGGAATCGGCTTTACCTGCAAAAATTGAAATCTATAATGTTATGGGAAGTTTGCTGAAAGAATTCGTGTTAATGGAAACCAATCAGCAAATCAGCCTTCAACAACTAACACCCGGGCTTTATTTTTACCAGATCGTAAATGAAAAAGAAGCGCTGGGATCGGGAAAACTGGTGGTGGAATAG
- the ygeW gene encoding knotted carbamoyltransferase YgeW — protein sequence MKTRIERLSQLNTSLYGKDFLLTWEKSQDDLLMILELADLLKLMRQQNISPRIFDSGLAVSIFRDKSTRTRFSFASAANLLGLAVQDMDEEKSQIAHGETVRETAQMISFLADFIGIRDDIFLGEGNKYMREVAASLDEGFAKGVLPVRPGIVNLQCDMDHPTQSMADLLFLKNHFGSVENLKGKKLVMSWAYSPSYGKPLSVPQGIIALMTRFGMNVELAYPDGYGLIPEITETAAGFANQHGGSFNISHSMKDAFRDADIVYPKSWAPFHVMQQRTELLKLADKNGLHELEQQCLIHNAKHQDWECNEEMMRLSRDGKALYMHCLPADISDVSCKHGEVSAAVFDKYRLLTYQEAGFKPYIIAAMMLANCLANPAELLGKIIDSNKERQLV from the coding sequence ATGAAAACAAGAATCGAAAGATTAAGCCAACTCAATACCAGTCTCTACGGCAAGGACTTCCTGCTTACCTGGGAAAAAAGCCAGGATGATTTATTGATGATCCTCGAACTGGCCGATTTATTGAAATTGATGCGCCAGCAAAATATTTCACCCCGGATTTTTGATTCAGGTTTGGCTGTTTCCATTTTTAGGGATAAATCAACACGAACACGCTTTTCCTTTGCTTCAGCAGCCAATTTGCTCGGGCTTGCGGTTCAGGACATGGATGAAGAAAAATCGCAGATTGCGCATGGAGAAACCGTGAGGGAAACGGCCCAGATGATTTCATTTCTCGCCGATTTCATCGGCATACGTGATGATATTTTCCTTGGCGAAGGCAACAAATACATGCGCGAAGTGGCGGCTTCGCTGGATGAAGGGTTCGCAAAAGGCGTACTTCCAGTCAGACCCGGAATAGTTAATTTGCAATGCGATATGGATCATCCCACCCAAAGCATGGCCGATTTGTTGTTTCTGAAAAATCATTTTGGTTCGGTAGAAAACCTGAAAGGTAAAAAACTTGTAATGAGCTGGGCTTATTCGCCGAGTTATGGCAAACCGCTTTCCGTTCCTCAAGGCATTATAGCACTTATGACCCGCTTTGGAATGAATGTTGAACTTGCTTATCCGGATGGTTATGGTCTGATCCCTGAAATCACTGAAACAGCAGCCGGGTTCGCAAACCAGCATGGTGGTAGTTTTAATATCAGCCATTCCATGAAAGATGCTTTCAGGGATGCCGATATCGTTTACCCGAAAAGCTGGGCGCCTTTTCATGTGATGCAGCAACGCACCGAACTGCTGAAGCTGGCAGATAAGAACGGCCTCCACGAGCTTGAGCAACAATGCCTTATTCATAATGCAAAACACCAGGATTGGGAATGCAATGAGGAAATGATGCGCCTTAGCCGCGATGGCAAAGCCCTGTACATGCATTGTCTGCCGGCTGATATTTCAGACGTTTCGTGCAAACATGGCGAAGTCAGCGCTGCTGTGTTTGACAAATACCGCCTGCTAACTTACCAGGAAGCCGGTTTTAAACCTTATATCATTGCCGCTATGATGCTGGCGAACTGCTTGGCGAATCCAGCTGAGTTGCTTGGCAAAATAATTGACAGCAACAAGGAGAGGCAGTTGGTTTAA